A single genomic interval of Arthrobacter globiformis harbors:
- a CDS encoding succinate dehydrogenase iron-sulfur subunit has translation MSAELAEPASKIELPAGVGGGGEIPTFDITLRVRRYDPEVSAEARWDDFKLTMYGTDRVLDALHKIKWEVDGSVSFRRSCAHGVCGSDAMRINGRNRLACKTLLKDLDTSKPITVEPIKGLPVEKDLIVDMEPFFQSFREVMPFLINKGHAPTKERLQSAEDRERFDDTTKCILCAACTSSCPVFWTDGQYFGPAAIVNAHRFIFDSRDDAGDMRLEILNDKEGVWRCRTTFNCSEACPRGIQVTQAIAEVKQAILARKI, from the coding sequence ATGTCCGCTGAACTTGCTGAGCCAGCCTCCAAGATCGAACTTCCCGCCGGTGTTGGCGGCGGCGGGGAAATCCCGACGTTCGACATCACCCTGCGCGTCCGCCGCTACGATCCCGAGGTTTCCGCGGAAGCCCGCTGGGACGACTTCAAGCTGACCATGTACGGCACGGACCGCGTGCTGGACGCCCTGCACAAGATCAAGTGGGAAGTGGACGGCAGCGTCTCCTTCCGCCGTTCCTGCGCCCACGGCGTCTGCGGTTCCGACGCCATGCGCATCAACGGCCGCAACCGCCTTGCCTGCAAGACCCTGCTGAAGGACCTGGACACGTCCAAGCCCATCACTGTTGAGCCCATCAAGGGCCTGCCGGTGGAGAAGGACCTGATCGTGGACATGGAGCCGTTCTTCCAGTCCTTCCGCGAGGTTATGCCGTTCCTCATCAACAAGGGCCACGCGCCCACGAAGGAACGCCTGCAGTCCGCCGAGGACCGTGAGCGCTTCGATGACACCACCAAGTGCATCCTGTGCGCTGCGTGCACGTCCTCCTGCCCCGTGTTCTGGACCGATGGCCAGTACTTCGGCCCGGCAGCAATCGTGAACGCCCACCGGTTCATCTTCGACTCCCGTGACGACGCCGGCGACATGCGCCTGGAGATCCTCAACGACAAGGAAGGCGTGTGGCGCTGCCGCACCACCTTCAACTGCTCAGAGGCGTGCCCCCGCGGCATCCAGGTCACGCAGGCCATCGCAGAGGTCAAGCAGGCCATCCTGGCCCGCAAGATCTAA
- a CDS encoding 2'-5' RNA ligase family protein, with protein MPANSGVSNGMSLGVILGFPPEIAEELQRWRASFGDPMATVIPAHITLVTTTPTDDWEAARDHVRQVARTQAPFMVTISGTGSFRPVSPVVFINVEDGFQECVDLHEKLQTGPLERALPFAYHPHVTIAHDVAPESLDEAETVLKDYRATFPVVSMGLYEHDTDGIWQLREELDFGTEPDDERDALRATNADGATATH; from the coding sequence ATGCCCGCCAACAGCGGAGTCAGCAACGGAATGAGCCTAGGGGTCATTCTGGGCTTCCCGCCTGAAATCGCCGAGGAACTGCAGCGGTGGCGGGCTTCCTTCGGGGACCCCATGGCCACCGTCATCCCGGCGCACATCACGCTGGTCACCACCACGCCCACCGATGACTGGGAAGCGGCCCGTGACCACGTGCGGCAGGTGGCCCGGACGCAGGCGCCTTTCATGGTGACCATCAGCGGAACGGGGTCCTTCCGGCCCGTCTCCCCGGTGGTCTTCATCAACGTGGAGGACGGCTTCCAGGAATGCGTCGACCTGCACGAAAAGCTCCAGACCGGGCCGCTCGAACGTGCGCTGCCTTTCGCCTACCATCCCCATGTGACCATTGCCCACGACGTCGCACCCGAGAGCCTCGATGAGGCCGAAACGGTGCTGAAAGACTACAGGGCCACCTTCCCGGTGGTTAGCATGGGACTTTACGAGCACGACACCGACGGTATTTGGCAGCTACGGGAAGAGCTTGACTTTGGTACCGAACCAGACGACGAACGGGACGCACTCCGGGCAACAAACGCCGACGGAGCCACCGCTACCCACTGA
- the sdhA gene encoding succinate dehydrogenase flavoprotein subunit: MQVHKYDVVIVGAGGAGMRAAIESGQRARTAVLTKLYPTRSHTGAAQGGMCAALANVEEDNWEWHTFDTIKGGDYLVDQDAAEVMAKEAIDAVLDLEKMGLPFNRTPEGRIDQRRFGGHTRDHGKAPVRRACYAADRTGHMILQTLYQNCVKHNVEFYNEYYVLDLLTVEEDAVREDGTPFKQKRVAGVVSYDLASGELHVFQAKSVVFASGGAGKVFKTTSNAHTLTGDGMGIAFRRGIPLEDMEFFQFHPTGLAGLGILLSEAARGEGAILRNSEGERFMERYAPTIKDLAPRDIVARSMANEVREGRGCGPNKDYVLLDLTHLEPAHIDAKLPDITEFARTYLGVEPYTEPVPVFPTAHYAMGGIPTNITTEVLQDNDTVVPGLYAAGEVACVSVHGSNRLGTNSLLDINVFGKRAGIAAAEYAKTADFVELPENPEDFTIRLLDVARNANGTEKVSAIRKELQDTMDANMQVFRTADTLNQVLRDIESFEERYQRINVQDKGKRFNLDLLEAVELGFLLELARVMTVAALHREESRGGHFREDFPDRNDEKFMKHSMAYKEDHAPADGSAEEAIAGVRLATKPVVFTRYEPMVRKY, encoded by the coding sequence ATGCAGGTCCATAAGTACGACGTCGTCATCGTCGGTGCCGGTGGCGCCGGGATGCGCGCCGCGATCGAGTCCGGTCAGCGTGCGCGAACAGCAGTACTGACCAAGCTGTACCCCACCCGCTCCCACACGGGTGCGGCGCAGGGCGGCATGTGTGCAGCCCTGGCCAATGTCGAGGAAGACAACTGGGAATGGCACACCTTCGACACCATTAAGGGCGGCGACTACCTGGTTGACCAGGACGCCGCCGAGGTCATGGCCAAGGAAGCCATCGACGCGGTGCTGGACCTCGAGAAGATGGGCCTGCCGTTCAACCGCACGCCCGAGGGCCGCATCGACCAGCGCCGCTTCGGCGGCCACACCCGTGACCACGGCAAGGCTCCGGTGCGCCGCGCGTGCTACGCCGCCGACCGTACGGGCCACATGATCCTCCAGACCCTGTACCAAAACTGCGTCAAGCACAACGTTGAGTTCTACAACGAGTACTACGTCCTGGACCTCCTGACCGTCGAGGAAGACGCCGTGCGCGAAGACGGCACGCCGTTCAAGCAGAAGCGCGTGGCCGGCGTCGTGTCCTACGACCTCGCCTCCGGCGAGCTGCACGTCTTCCAGGCCAAGTCCGTGGTGTTCGCCTCCGGCGGCGCCGGAAAGGTCTTCAAGACGACCTCCAACGCCCACACCCTGACCGGTGACGGCATGGGGATCGCGTTCCGCCGCGGCATCCCTTTGGAGGACATGGAGTTCTTCCAGTTCCACCCGACCGGCCTCGCCGGCCTCGGCATCCTCCTGTCCGAGGCGGCCCGCGGCGAAGGTGCCATCCTGCGCAACTCCGAGGGTGAACGCTTCATGGAGCGCTATGCCCCCACCATCAAGGACCTCGCCCCGCGTGACATCGTGGCCCGCTCCATGGCCAACGAGGTCCGCGAAGGCCGCGGCTGCGGCCCGAACAAGGACTACGTGCTCCTTGACCTGACGCACCTTGAGCCCGCCCACATCGACGCCAAGCTGCCGGACATCACCGAGTTCGCCCGCACCTACCTCGGCGTGGAGCCCTACACGGAGCCGGTTCCCGTCTTCCCGACGGCGCACTACGCCATGGGCGGCATCCCGACGAACATCACCACCGAGGTCCTGCAGGACAACGACACCGTGGTTCCGGGCCTGTACGCTGCCGGCGAGGTGGCCTGCGTTTCCGTGCACGGCTCCAACCGCCTGGGCACCAACTCCCTGCTGGACATCAACGTGTTCGGCAAGCGCGCCGGCATTGCGGCCGCCGAATACGCCAAGACGGCCGACTTCGTGGAGCTGCCGGAGAACCCGGAAGACTTCACCATCCGCCTGCTCGATGTGGCCCGCAACGCTAACGGCACCGAGAAGGTTTCCGCGATCCGCAAGGAACTGCAGGACACCATGGACGCCAACATGCAGGTGTTCCGCACGGCAGACACGCTCAACCAGGTCCTCAGGGACATCGAGTCCTTCGAGGAGCGGTACCAGCGCATCAACGTCCAGGACAAGGGAAAGCGCTTCAACCTTGACCTGCTGGAGGCTGTTGAGCTCGGGTTCCTGCTGGAGCTGGCCAGGGTCATGACGGTTGCTGCCCTGCACCGTGAGGAATCCCGCGGCGGCCACTTCCGCGAGGACTTCCCGGACCGCAACGACGAAAAATTCATGAAGCACTCCATGGCGTACAAAGAAGACCACGCACCGGCCGACGGTTCCGCGGAGGAGGCAATCGCCGGTGTCCGGCTTGCCACCAAGCCGGTTGTCTTTACGCGCTACGAGCCGATGGTGAGGAAGTACTAA
- a CDS encoding YihY/virulence factor BrkB family protein — MEWGKARRSGQGAFPQLMALVQWLQARLNAFRPMRAWQHYTRQHGPLMSAGTGFNMFFSITGLLAIGFSVAGLALRGQPALLDRIIASVAESAPGLLKVDGGDGLVDPKDLLNPDGLGWTAVIAAVVTIITSLGWIAGLREGLRGVMMLGPLKLNPVVLKLHDAGTLLLLGVALIISSGASLVFGTAAGWAMEQLRLDPAAAGPLAALIKIAVPLVLSWITALIMFRLAGGLKLSRRALLEGTILAGVGTTVLQVFSTELLAGAGRNPILAPFAIIIGLLIWFNLVSQVYLVAASWSAIREEDLKASPAAKTTGWGSRQVQPGKTPVEGRHPAEHPRPVGVSVRRRGTGRPTPR; from the coding sequence GTGGAGTGGGGCAAGGCCCGCAGGTCCGGCCAGGGAGCGTTTCCCCAGCTCATGGCCCTGGTCCAGTGGCTGCAGGCCCGGCTGAACGCCTTCCGCCCGATGCGGGCCTGGCAGCACTACACACGGCAGCACGGCCCGCTGATGAGCGCGGGCACCGGCTTCAACATGTTCTTCTCCATCACCGGCCTGCTAGCCATAGGCTTCTCCGTCGCGGGGCTGGCGCTCCGCGGCCAGCCCGCGCTCCTGGACCGGATCATCGCCAGCGTGGCCGAAAGCGCCCCCGGGCTGCTGAAGGTCGACGGCGGCGACGGGTTGGTGGACCCCAAGGACCTCCTGAACCCGGACGGTCTCGGCTGGACGGCAGTGATCGCCGCCGTCGTCACCATCATTACGTCCCTGGGCTGGATCGCCGGCCTCCGGGAGGGGCTCCGCGGCGTGATGATGCTGGGACCGCTCAAACTCAATCCGGTGGTCCTGAAACTACACGACGCCGGTACGTTGCTTCTGCTCGGCGTCGCCCTGATTATCAGCTCGGGTGCGTCCCTCGTGTTCGGCACCGCGGCGGGCTGGGCGATGGAGCAGCTCCGCCTGGACCCGGCCGCGGCCGGTCCGCTGGCGGCGCTGATCAAGATCGCCGTGCCGCTGGTCCTGAGCTGGATCACGGCGTTGATCATGTTCCGCCTGGCCGGCGGCCTGAAGCTGTCCCGGCGGGCGCTGCTGGAAGGAACGATCCTCGCGGGCGTGGGCACCACTGTGCTGCAGGTCTTCAGCACCGAACTGCTGGCCGGTGCCGGACGCAACCCCATCCTGGCGCCGTTCGCGATCATTATCGGGCTGCTGATCTGGTTCAACCTGGTCAGCCAGGTTTACCTTGTCGCCGCGTCCTGGTCAGCCATCCGTGAGGAGGACCTGAAGGCCTCGCCTGCAGCCAAGACCACCGGCTGGGGGTCACGGCAGGTGCAGCCCGGAAAGACGCCTGTGGAAGGGCGCCACCCGGCCGAGCACCCGCGCCCCGTGGGCGTCAGTGTCCGGCGTCGAGGTACTGGTCGGCCCACGCCGCGATAA
- the trpS gene encoding tryptophan--tRNA ligase, with protein MTSTSTVTDAAAAQPEAANGAQPAAGIRHRILSGMQPSADSLHLGNYLGALVNWVRMQDEYDAIFFIPDLHAITVPQDPAELARRTRVTAAQYIAGGVDVDKCTLFVQSQVPEHAQLAWVLNCITGFGEASRMTQFKDKAQKQGSDQASVGLFTYPILQAADILLYQPHGVPVGEDQRQHVELSRDLATRFNSRFGETFTVPKPFIQLESAKIYDLQNPTAKMSKSAESPTGLINLLDDPKVIAKRIKSAVTDTETEIRFERETKPGVSNLLTIYSAITGRSVDALVGDYQGKMYGHLKVDLAEVVTERLTPIRDRANELLADPAELDRLLAHGADKARAIASATLADVYAKTGFLPYAGAR; from the coding sequence ATGACCTCCACTTCCACCGTGACCGACGCCGCAGCTGCGCAGCCCGAAGCAGCAAACGGAGCCCAGCCGGCTGCCGGGATCCGGCACCGCATCCTCTCCGGCATGCAGCCCTCCGCGGACTCGCTGCACCTTGGCAACTACCTCGGCGCCCTCGTGAACTGGGTGCGGATGCAGGACGAGTACGACGCCATCTTCTTCATCCCGGACCTGCACGCCATCACAGTTCCCCAGGACCCCGCCGAGCTGGCACGCCGGACGCGGGTCACGGCGGCGCAGTACATCGCCGGCGGCGTGGACGTGGACAAGTGCACCCTGTTCGTCCAGTCCCAGGTTCCCGAACACGCCCAGCTGGCCTGGGTCCTGAACTGCATCACGGGCTTCGGCGAAGCGTCCCGCATGACACAGTTCAAGGACAAGGCGCAGAAGCAGGGCTCGGACCAGGCCAGCGTGGGCTTGTTCACCTACCCCATCCTGCAGGCCGCGGACATCCTGCTGTACCAGCCCCACGGCGTTCCGGTGGGAGAGGACCAGCGCCAGCACGTCGAGCTCAGCCGCGACCTCGCCACCCGGTTCAACTCCCGCTTCGGCGAAACCTTCACCGTGCCCAAGCCCTTCATTCAGCTGGAATCCGCGAAGATCTACGATCTGCAGAACCCCACCGCCAAGATGTCCAAGTCGGCAGAATCCCCGACCGGGCTGATCAACTTGCTGGATGATCCGAAGGTCATCGCAAAGCGGATCAAGTCGGCGGTCACGGACACGGAGACGGAAATCCGGTTCGAGCGGGAAACCAAGCCTGGGGTCTCGAACCTGCTGACCATTTACTCGGCCATCACGGGCCGGTCGGTGGATGCACTCGTTGGCGACTATCAGGGCAAGATGTACGGCCACCTCAAGGTGGACCTTGCCGAGGTTGTGACGGAGCGCCTGACCCCGATCCGCGACCGCGCGAACGAGCTGCTGGCCGACCCGGCCGAGTTGGACCGCCTGCTGGCCCACGGCGCCGACAAGGCCCGCGCAATCGCCTCAGCCACCCTCGCGGACGTTTATGCCAAGACCGGCTTCCTGCCATATGCCGGAGCCCGCTAG
- a CDS encoding succinate dehydrogenase hydrophobic membrane anchor subunit, which produces MSATEIQSPRSGQIAGKPESGKIAPKYRRNGNSRGNFEMLAWLFMRLSGVVLVVLIFGHLIVNLLVGEGIHAIDFGFVAGKWADPFWQFWDLAMLWLAMLHGTNGVRTIINDYAEKDSTRFWLKMVLYAASAVIIILGTLVIFTFNPCPVVDGVQLPGGFCPA; this is translated from the coding sequence ATGTCTGCAACTGAGATCCAGTCCCCGCGCAGCGGACAGATCGCCGGCAAGCCCGAGTCCGGCAAGATCGCCCCGAAATACCGCCGCAACGGCAACTCGCGCGGCAACTTCGAAATGCTGGCCTGGCTGTTCATGCGCCTCTCCGGCGTGGTGCTGGTAGTGCTGATCTTCGGCCACCTCATCGTGAACCTCCTGGTGGGCGAAGGCATCCATGCCATCGACTTCGGCTTCGTAGCCGGCAAGTGGGCAGATCCGTTCTGGCAGTTCTGGGACCTGGCCATGCTGTGGCTCGCCATGCTGCACGGCACCAACGGCGTGCGCACCATCATCAACGACTACGCCGAGAAGGACTCCACCCGCTTTTGGCTCAAGATGGTCCTCTACGCAGCCTCTGCCGTCATCATCATCCTCGGCACCCTGGTGATCTTCACCTTCAACCCGTGCCCGGTGGTGGACGGCGTCCAGCTGCCCGGCGGCTTCTGCCCCGCGTAG
- the sdhC gene encoding succinate dehydrogenase, cytochrome b556 subunit, protein MPTKPAGTLYRGREGMWSWVGHRITGVVIFFFLLVHVLDTSLVRVSPEAYTAVIGAYKNPLMALGETGLVAAIVFHAFNGLRIIAVDFWKKGAKYQRQMLWVVLGLWVVTMVAFAIRHLSLALGGH, encoded by the coding sequence GTGCCGACGAAACCAGCTGGCACCTTGTACCGCGGCCGTGAGGGCATGTGGTCTTGGGTTGGACACCGCATTACTGGTGTAGTGATCTTTTTCTTCTTGTTGGTCCATGTGCTGGACACCTCCCTGGTGAGGGTGTCGCCTGAGGCCTACACCGCAGTAATCGGTGCTTACAAGAACCCGCTGATGGCCCTGGGTGAAACGGGCCTCGTCGCAGCGATCGTGTTCCACGCCTTCAACGGCCTGCGCATCATCGCTGTCGACTTCTGGAAGAAGGGCGCCAAGTACCAGCGTCAGATGCTTTGGGTGGTGCTGGGCCTGTGGGTCGTCACCATGGTCGCCTTCGCCATCCGCCACCTGTCCCTCGCGCTCGGAGGTCACTAA
- a CDS encoding exodeoxyribonuclease III: MSSALKKDHLRIATVNVNGLRAAYKKGMSEWLATREVDILTLQEVRAPDAIVRQLIGEGWHILHAEAEAKGRAGVAIASREEPLVTRDHIGDDYFATAGRWVEADFRVRDAEGNASQLTVVSAYVHSGEAGTPKQEDKYRFLDIMSTRLPELTKHSDHALVTGDLNVGHTELDIKNWKGNVKRAGFLPEERAYFDRFFGEEIGWKDVHRGLAGNVNGPYTWWSQRGQAFDNDTGWRIDYHLATPALAAAAVSAVVDRAPSWDTRFSDHAPLVVDYRL; the protein is encoded by the coding sequence GTGAGCTCGGCATTGAAGAAGGACCACCTTCGCATCGCAACAGTCAACGTCAACGGCCTCCGTGCTGCCTACAAAAAGGGCATGTCGGAATGGCTCGCGACCCGCGAAGTGGACATCCTGACGCTGCAGGAGGTCCGGGCCCCTGACGCAATCGTCCGCCAGCTCATCGGCGAAGGGTGGCACATCCTGCACGCGGAAGCCGAGGCCAAGGGCCGCGCCGGCGTCGCCATCGCCTCCCGCGAGGAGCCTCTCGTCACCCGCGACCACATCGGCGATGACTACTTCGCCACGGCCGGCCGCTGGGTGGAGGCGGACTTCCGGGTCCGCGACGCCGAAGGCAACGCGTCCCAGCTGACCGTCGTGAGCGCCTACGTGCACTCCGGCGAGGCCGGCACCCCCAAGCAGGAGGACAAGTACCGCTTCCTGGATATCATGAGCACGCGCCTGCCAGAGCTCACCAAGCACAGCGACCACGCCCTGGTCACCGGTGACCTGAACGTCGGCCACACCGAGCTGGACATCAAGAACTGGAAGGGCAACGTCAAACGTGCCGGCTTCCTGCCCGAGGAGCGCGCCTACTTTGACCGCTTCTTCGGTGAGGAGATCGGCTGGAAGGATGTTCACAGGGGCCTGGCGGGTAACGTCAACGGCCCCTACACCTGGTGGTCGCAGCGCGGCCAGGCCTTCGACAACGACACCGGCTGGCGCATCGACTACCACCTGGCCACCCCCGCCCTCGCGGCCGCAGCAGTTTCGGCTGTCGTGGACCGGGCACCCTCGTGGGACACCCGCTTCTCTGACCATGCCCCGCTGGTAGTGGACTACCGGCTCTAG
- a CDS encoding amidohydrolase has product MRNYTTEAEPTALVGPWLEPLLPELIDFRRDLHAHPELSFREFRTTDKLAERLEAAGLEPRRLEGTGLTVDIGEGPIATALRGDIDALPIIEETGLPFASKNHGVTHACGHDVHTTTMLGIALVLHRMHQESPLGGTVRIIFQPAEETMPGGAHSCIEQGVLKGVPRILALHCDPRIEVGKIGTRIGAITSASDTIRIELSGRGGHTSRPHLTEDLVFVLAQIAVNVPAVLSRRVDVRSGVSVVWGHISAGSAPNAIPGTGYMAGTMRCLDRDAWHSAGELLDEVVHQVAAPYGVDVRLEHTRGVPPVVNSEHETALIEASARAEIGEGAVVLTPQSMGGEDFAWFLAELPGAMMRLGTKTPGGEEYDLHRGDYILDERALGYGIQVLTAAALRTIRDL; this is encoded by the coding sequence GTGCGCAATTACACTACTGAAGCTGAGCCCACCGCCCTGGTGGGGCCGTGGCTAGAGCCCCTGTTGCCGGAACTGATCGATTTTCGCCGTGACCTGCATGCGCACCCCGAACTGTCCTTCAGGGAATTTCGGACCACCGACAAGCTGGCGGAGCGGCTCGAGGCTGCAGGCCTCGAGCCCCGCCGGCTGGAGGGCACCGGCCTGACCGTGGACATCGGCGAGGGTCCGATCGCCACGGCGCTGCGCGGCGACATCGATGCGCTCCCGATCATCGAGGAAACCGGACTGCCCTTCGCCTCGAAGAACCACGGCGTCACGCACGCTTGCGGCCACGACGTGCACACCACCACCATGCTGGGCATCGCGCTGGTGTTGCACCGGATGCACCAGGAGTCCCCGCTGGGCGGTACCGTTCGCATCATCTTCCAGCCTGCCGAGGAAACCATGCCCGGCGGGGCGCACTCCTGCATCGAGCAGGGCGTCCTAAAAGGCGTGCCCCGCATTCTGGCACTGCACTGCGACCCGCGCATCGAAGTCGGCAAGATTGGCACGCGCATCGGCGCCATCACCTCGGCGTCGGACACCATCAGGATTGAACTGTCCGGCCGCGGCGGGCACACCTCGCGCCCGCACCTGACCGAGGACCTCGTTTTCGTGCTGGCGCAGATTGCCGTGAACGTGCCGGCCGTCCTGTCCCGCCGGGTGGATGTCCGCAGCGGCGTCTCCGTGGTGTGGGGACACATCTCCGCGGGCTCGGCGCCCAACGCGATCCCCGGCACCGGATACATGGCAGGGACCATGCGGTGCCTGGACCGCGACGCTTGGCACAGCGCCGGTGAACTGCTGGATGAAGTGGTGCACCAGGTGGCCGCGCCCTACGGCGTCGACGTGCGGCTGGAGCACACCCGGGGCGTTCCTCCGGTGGTCAACTCCGAGCATGAGACGGCACTGATCGAGGCCTCGGCGCGCGCCGAGATCGGCGAGGGCGCAGTGGTGCTGACCCCGCAGTCCATGGGCGGGGAGGACTTCGCCTGGTTCCTTGCCGAGCTGCCGGGAGCCATGATGCGCCTCGGCACCAAAACTCCCGGCGGCGAGGAGTACGACCTTCACCGCGGCGACTACATCCTGGACGAGCGTGCCCTCGGCTACGGTATCCAGGTCCTAACCGCCGCAGCGCTCCGCACCATCCGCGACCTTTAG
- a CDS encoding mannose-1-phosphate guanylyltransferase, producing MSNDKVTSQDSPLSRFIAVIPAGGVGTRLWPLSRAAAPKFLHDLTGSGSTLLRATYDRLEPLAGNRVLVVTGVAHRNAVCSQLPEVQDGDLVLESEPKDSGAAIGLAAAILHQRDPDIIMGSFAADHVISPDGLFQEAVREAIHTAAAGKIVTIGIKPTHPSTGFGYIRSGNSLNIPGAPSAQAVVEFVEKPDEDVAQQYVDSGEYVWNAGMFVAPVSLMLKHLEANQPELFNGLQEIAQAWDTPQRDEVTARIWPTLPKIAIDYAVAEPAALAGDVAVVPGSFRWDDVGDFASVGRLNSAKEVDEVTVLGEGARVFTENASGVVVSDTKRVIALIGIKDVVIVDTPDALLVTTKQHSQRVKQAVDALKASGDTDVL from the coding sequence ATGAGTAACGACAAAGTGACAAGCCAGGATTCACCTCTCAGCCGTTTTATCGCTGTGATTCCTGCAGGCGGTGTGGGGACCCGCCTCTGGCCTCTGTCACGTGCAGCAGCTCCCAAATTCCTTCATGACCTCACAGGTTCGGGCAGCACGCTCCTGCGTGCCACGTACGACCGTCTTGAACCGCTGGCCGGTAACCGCGTCCTCGTGGTCACTGGCGTGGCGCACCGGAACGCCGTGTGCAGCCAGCTGCCCGAGGTTCAGGACGGCGACCTCGTGCTCGAGAGTGAACCCAAGGACTCCGGCGCCGCCATCGGCCTGGCCGCAGCCATCCTGCACCAGCGGGACCCGGACATCATCATGGGTTCCTTCGCTGCAGACCACGTAATCAGCCCCGACGGTCTCTTCCAGGAGGCCGTCCGCGAAGCCATCCACACCGCCGCAGCCGGCAAAATCGTGACCATCGGCATCAAGCCGACGCACCCGTCTACGGGCTTCGGCTACATCCGGTCCGGAAACTCGCTGAACATCCCCGGCGCGCCCAGTGCCCAAGCGGTGGTGGAGTTCGTGGAGAAGCCGGACGAGGACGTCGCCCAGCAGTACGTGGACAGCGGCGAGTACGTCTGGAACGCCGGCATGTTCGTAGCGCCCGTTTCCCTCATGCTCAAGCACCTGGAAGCGAACCAGCCCGAGCTGTTCAACGGCCTCCAGGAAATCGCACAGGCCTGGGACACCCCGCAGCGGGACGAAGTCACGGCCCGGATCTGGCCCACCCTGCCCAAGATCGCCATTGACTACGCGGTCGCCGAGCCCGCAGCGCTGGCCGGGGACGTCGCGGTCGTACCCGGCTCCTTCCGCTGGGACGACGTCGGTGACTTCGCCTCCGTGGGCCGGCTCAACAGCGCCAAGGAAGTGGACGAGGTGACCGTCCTCGGCGAGGGCGCCCGCGTCTTCACCGAAAACGCGAGCGGCGTGGTGGTCTCGGACACGAAACGCGTCATCGCACTGATCGGTATCAAGGATGTCGTCATTGTGGACACCCCGGATGCGCTGCTGGTCACCACCAAGCAGCACTCCCAGCGGGTGAAGCAGGCAGTGGACGCGCTGAAGGCCAGCGGCGACACCGACGTTCTATAG
- a CDS encoding alpha/beta hydrolase family protein, producing the protein MHRSEKVSFKGTTGELLSGILDVPDGPVKGWGVFSHGFTLGKDSPAASRMCKALADNGIGMLRFDNVGLGGSGGQWSAGSFSHKVADTVRAAEYMRAEGRAISLLVGHSFGGAAVLAAASQIPELDAVATVGAPFSPKHVAHVFDAALDRILSEGSAEVDLGGKRVEIRRHFVEDLENADLTDCIKRLHKPLMVLHSPTDNTVGIENASTIFQTARHPRNFVSLEGSDHLLTGKGQAARAAKIIAAWADQYLDAGH; encoded by the coding sequence ATGCACCGCTCGGAAAAAGTCTCGTTCAAAGGCACCACCGGCGAACTGCTCTCCGGCATTCTCGATGTGCCGGACGGCCCGGTGAAGGGCTGGGGCGTCTTTTCGCACGGCTTCACGCTGGGCAAGGACAGCCCCGCGGCGTCCCGGATGTGCAAGGCGCTGGCGGACAACGGGATCGGCATGCTCCGGTTCGACAACGTGGGCCTCGGCGGCTCAGGGGGCCAGTGGTCCGCCGGGTCGTTCAGCCACAAGGTGGCGGACACCGTCCGGGCTGCGGAGTACATGCGGGCCGAGGGCCGGGCCATCTCACTGCTGGTGGGGCATTCCTTCGGCGGCGCCGCCGTCCTCGCGGCCGCGTCCCAGATCCCGGAACTCGATGCGGTCGCCACTGTCGGGGCGCCCTTCTCCCCCAAGCATGTGGCCCACGTGTTCGACGCGGCGCTCGACAGGATCCTCAGCGAAGGCAGCGCCGAGGTGGACCTGGGCGGCAAGCGCGTGGAGATCCGCCGGCATTTCGTGGAGGACCTCGAGAACGCCGACCTCACGGACTGCATCAAGCGGCTGCACAAGCCACTGATGGTCCTGCACTCCCCCACGGACAACACCGTGGGCATCGAGAACGCCAGCACGATCTTCCAGACCGCCCGCCATCCGCGGAACTTCGTCTCGCTGGAGGGCAGCGACCACCTGCTGACCGGCAAGGGGCAGGCGGCGCGGGCCGCGAAGATTATCGCGGCGTGGGCCGACCAGTACCTCGACGCCGGACACTGA